The proteins below come from a single Lineus longissimus chromosome 5, tnLinLong1.2, whole genome shotgun sequence genomic window:
- the LOC135488147 gene encoding uncharacterized protein LOC135488147 has protein sequence MDVTLMLFLLACIIELTNGAHVPIVRKGDPSNCHTPLGVQSPEQVLASRIKRTSGAGEGRLLGADAWVTPFGKGLNESITVDLGHGYIISGIETQGDPQARRWVTLLSVEYSQDCHRFTIIKSSTGSRKVFTANVDQDTAVTTIFSDIIQARCIKFVPISTRYNRTIALRVEVLGCDEGECRVMPIGVASASIIPDNHFLSSDQGVSPNYAPHRARLTSNTGWIPRNNSNSWLIIKFPSEKIISEMKVGGEVRGHRYVRSFTFQISRNCIRYFTLMEEGSTREKIFTTDSTSGDGISVIRLPSPVRASCVKIVPRTYPDQGVAVRVEFTGCGTGGGILGSCGVRKHKEKHFKGVREKRVVGGIPTEQGEWPWLISLMWQGIGHKCGGSLIHPQWVLTAAHCVLRNDTKSGHEMVRPSMWTARVGEHNFELEQRLYADFEVERIIPHPQFSWKTLFNDLCLFKLNRSVEMSDYVNTICLPGEEETVVAGEECQVGGWGYMTYMYGDYTDISNHVDVTVVDTQQCDILYEESFQSHLNITEEKMLCAHGTDGGKDSCQGDSGGPLICQKGEKWVQFGVTSFGQGCGDKKFPGVYTNVRKHMEWIDAEIVANIRD, from the exons ATGGATGTCACACTGATGTTGTTCTTACTAGCTTGTATCATCGAG TTGACGAACGGTGCACATGTTCCCATTGTCAGAAAAG GAGATCCGTCCAACTGCCACACCCCACTCGGGGTGCAATCACCCGAGCAAGTCCTCGCGAGTCGGATCAAGAGGACCAGCGGAGCAGGGGAAGGGCGGCTGTTGGGAGCGGATGCTTGGGTTACACCGTTTGGAAAAGGTCTTAATGAGTCGATCACG GTAGATTTAGGGCATGGTTATATCATCTCGGGCATCGAGACGCAAGGGGACCCGCAGGCGCGACGATGGGTCACACTGCTCTCTGTTGAATACAGCCAGGATTGTCATCGATTCACAATAATAAAATCATCCACAGGAAGCCGAAAG GTTTTTACAGCCAACGTTGACCAGGACACAGCAGTGACAACCATCTTCAGTGATATTATCCAAGCACGTTGTATCAAGTTTGTACCCATCTCCACAAGATACAACAGAACCATTGCATTAAGAGTGGAAGTGTTGGGCTGTG ACGAAGGGGAATGCAGAGTGATGCCAATAGGGGTCGCTAGTGCCTCCATTATACCGGATAACCACTTCCTTAGTTCGGATCAGGGAGTCTCGCCAAATTACGCGCCACATCGGGCGAGACTTACATCAAATACTGGTTGGATTCCAAGAAATAACTCTAACTCTTGGCTGATTATAAAATTTCCGAGCGAAAAGATCATCTCGGAAATGAAAGTTGGAGGGGAAGTCAGAGGTCACCGATATGTGCGGAGTTTCACCTTCCAAATCAGCAGGAATTGTATAAGATATTTTACACTGATGGAGGAAGGGTCCACGAGAGAAAAG ATATTCACAACAGATTCGACTAGCGGGGACGGTATTTCAGTGATCCGTCTTCCGAGCCCTGTACGAGCCTCCTGCGTCAAGATAGTTCCAAGGACATACCCTGACCAGGGTGTCGCCGTTAGAGTGGAGTTCACTGGATGTG GGACAGGAGGAG GTATTCTTGGTTCTTGTGGTGTGAGGAAACACAAAGAGAAGCACTTCAAAGGCGTCCGTGAGAAGCGTGTGGTGGGCGGTATCCCCACTGAGCAGGGCGAGTGGCCGTGGCTGATCTCGCTTATGTGGCAGGGGATTGGACATAAGTGTGGAGGGTCTCTCATACATCCTCAATGGGTCCTCACAGCGGCTCATTGCGTCTT ACGTAATGACACGAAGAGCGGCCACGAGATGGTTCGGCCGAGTATGTGGACCGCCAGGGTCGGAGAGCACAACTTCGAGCTGGAACAGCGACTTTATGCCGACTTTGAGGTGGAGAGAATTATACCACACCCGCAGTTCA GTTGGAAGACCCTCTTCAATGATCTCTGCCTTTTCAAGCTGAACCGATCAGTCGAAATGAGTGACTACGTCAATACCATTTGCTTACCTGGTGAAGAAGAGACGGTGGTGGCTGGGGAGGAGTGTCAGGTCGGGGGGTGGGGGtacatgacctacatgtatggtg ATTATACCGATATCTCTAACCACGTGGACGTGACCGTTGTGGATACACAACAGTGTGACATCCTTTACGAGGAGTCCTTCCAAAGCCATCTCAACATAACCGAGGAGAAGATGCTATGCGCCCATGGCACAGACGGAGGAAAGGACAGCTGTcag GGCGACTCCGGTGGCCCGCTCATCTGTCAGAAAGGCGAGAAATGGGTTCAGTTTGGCGTGACGTCATTCGGTCAGGGGTGTGGGGATAAGAAGTTCCCAGGCGTCTACACCAACGTACGTAAACACATGGAATGGATCGACGCCGAAATCGTTGCGAATATCAGAGACTAG